In Lactococcus protaetiae, the genomic window TGATACGACATCTGGGGAAATATTGCTTGAAGGTAGAAATATCCGTGAGATGAAGCGAGAAAATCTAAGACGACGTATGGCGATGGTACTTCAGGAAACTTGGTTATTCAATGGGACAATCATGGATAATCTGCGCTATGGCAGGCTTGATGCGACTGACGAAGAAGTGATTGCTGCTTCCAAGATGGCTTATGCAGACGAATTTATTACTACTCTTCCTCAAGGCTATCAGACTGTTTTAAACGAAGAAGCGACAAATATTTCGCAAGGTCAACGGCAACTTTTGACGATTGCACGTGCATTTCTGGCTAATCCTGAAATCTTGATTCTTGATGAGGCGACGAGTTCAGTTGATACGCGGACAGAACGCTTGATTCAAAACGCAATGAATCGTCTGCTCAAAGGGCGTACGAGCTTTGTTGTTGCTCACCGTTTATCAACCATTCGAGATAGCGACCAAATTTTAGTCATGAATCATGGAAATATCGTAGAAAAGGGCAATCATGAGCAGCTTCTTAACCAAGGAGGAATGTATGCTGACTTATATAACTCACAATTTGCTCAATAATGAAGTCAAGACTTATTCAGGGGAAGTTTTAACTTCCCCTGAATTTAAGGTACAACCTCACATCTTAGATATGAGGTCACCTTGTCCAAGAAACCTAGGCGCTAAAAGCGCCAACGTCCTATGGCAGTCGGACGAAACTCGAAGCTTTAGTGCTGCTTCATCCCCTACCTGCAAGGGAGGGAGGTTAGCACGCACTTGCTTTGATGAAAAATGAAAAGTCTGTCAGTTCAATGCGCCCAAGGGAAGCATTGAATCGGCGAATAAAAGACTTATCAGCAGAGCTGAAAAGTCTGTCAGTATACTGACAGACTTTTTTATATGATTTCTTTCCAAAAGTAAAACATAGTATAATATAATTATGAGATTTATATTAAAACAAAATTAAGAACTCATCATTATATGAGTTCAACTCTTGAATGAAAGGAGAAACGAATGTTTGCAGGTTCTTACAAAATTATTGACGGAAAAACTCAGCTGACAAGACTTGGTATTTTTGGTTCAATCGTTAGTTTTATGATGTTGAGTTTGATGATTCAGTGGCCTTTACTGCAGGCAGAAAGTCAATTCTCAGCCTTTAGCCAATTTATGCTTTGGACAGCACCAGTGTTGGTCCCATTGCTTTTGTCAGGCATTTACTTTGCAATTGCAAAATGGCGCTCAACTCATAATAAAACGAGCTATAGTTACGGTGTAGCTTATCATTGGACATTAGCCAGTCTTTTACCTGTCGCTGCACTTGTCTCGCTCGCAGAATATTTTGCAATTGAAGCCCTTCCTACAGCGGTCGTTCATGCCACTGGACTCATCGTTGCCTTAACCGTTTATGGAATGTTGCTTTTGAGTCGTAGAGCAATGATGAAGCACAGTCGAGTATTGCTTTTCACCTATGGTTTCTATGCCCTAGCCGCAGCACTACAAGTTGTACTATTTGTGGCTTAAAAATTGTCATAAAAACTGTGTCAGTATGCTGACACAGTTTTTATTTTGCCGACAAAGGTTAATAATTTTTTATCTATGAAACAGTACGAATCACGGTGCCAGAATAATTAAATACTTGTTTCCAACTCATTTTGAAACCGGGATGGTAATCACTTAAACGATTAATACCAACCCCACCAGTGGGAGATGAGGGAGAATCATGTAGAAAGAATCCATCACCCAAATAAATCACAACGTGACTATCATCTGGGCGGAAAAGAATAATTAAATCGCCACGTTTAATCTTTGCCCAAGTATTCGAATATCCTTTAGTAGCAAGAGACCAAGTGTTCGTCCAGGCTTGATTATCAATTGTTTTTCCTCCAAGATGATACATCCAGGAAGCGAAACTAGAGCAGTCAAAATGATTTCCAGCAATAGAGGTTGCGGTTCTTCCACCACCCCAACAATAAGGGCTTTTTCCTATCAAAGAAATTCCATGTAAAATTGTAGACTCAATGACCCGATGTGTTCCTTTTAATTTTTGAGAATAGTTATTTATATAATCAAAATAGGCAGTTGAAGCATCAGTATTGGTAAGATATGCTTTTGTGGTTTTTCCAGGAGCAGCACTTCCTTTTCGAACGAGTTGAATCTTAATAGATTCCATACGTGCAGAAATTGCTGAGGTCCCAGCATTTCCACCATTGTGCGTCCAGTCCAGCCAACCAAAAGATTGAATTTGTGTTTGATAATAAACATCAAAATATTTGGATATATCTCCTGTCAAAGAAATAGAAATAGCCTCAATCCGTAACGCTTTCCCAGTTGTTCCAGCAATAGCACCATTTGAAACCATGCTTTGCCAACCGATACTTTGTACGTGTGCTTTATATTGAATGCTTCCAGATAATCCTTGAGGAACGTTAGAAAGAGAAACCCTAATTCCTTCCATACGCAACGCTTTTCCCACAGTTCCAGAGACAGTTCCATTAGTTACAGAATTTTGCCAACCAATATTCTGTATATGTGCTTGGTAGTTTACTGAAGGTTGGTATAAATAAGGAAAGTTAACTGCCTCTGAGTTAGAAGGTGCAGGAGCAGTATTTTTCATAAGTATTATCTCAATGGCCTCAATTCTTAAAGACATGCCAGTACTACCAGAGACGGCACCGTTTTTAGCCCATGCCATCCAGCCAATATTTTGGACATGAACACGATAGTAGACATCGTATTGCTCAGCGATAGTTCCAGTCAAATGCATTTTTATCGCTTCCATTCGTAGACTTTTGCCAGTAGTTCCAGATTGCTGCCCATTACTTATTTCATTTTGCCAACCGGAGTTTTGGACATAGGCGTTGTATGAGATTCCTCCTTGAAGTCCTGTATTAGTTGTACTCAGTGTAGCCTTCAAAGCTTCAGCACGAAGGGCGCGACCAGTTGTTCCAGCAAGAATGCCATTTGATACGGGAGATTGTCAGCCGATACTTTGTATTTGAACTTGATAATTGATATTTGGAGCTAGAGCAATCACTGTAATTGTAGCTGTTTTGATTAGATTACCATTGGTTACTGTTAAAGTATAAATTCCTGGATTAGAAGTATCAATGTTTCCTGAATACTGTACTTGGTCAGCTGAAAGAACGTTTCCTGAAGCATCTGTAGCTGATATAAATACTTGCTCAGGTGAGAAAGTACTTCCTGCATTGCAACTAACATCTTGGACTACTAGACTTGTTTCGTCTTGTGGTTGAGGAGTCGCTGTGCTTTCATCCGATGATGATGAACTATTAGTTGACGAAGGTGTTGTAACTCCACTATCTGCAGCACTTGAACTTTCTTTGGCTGGAGAGTTTTGTGTGGATGCTAGACTACTAGAAGGGTTTGTTGAGTCAGGAGTGGCGTTTGCACCTATGTTTGTTACTGAAGTAATTGCATCCGCACTATTGTTTGATATAGAATTTGTTGTTATAGTGTCTGCAAACGTTTGGAATGGAATTATTAAAAGTACTATTAACATAAAAAATAAAAATATTTTTCTTTGACTCATTGAGAACCCTCTCTATTAAGTTTTGATTAAGTTTATATATACGATTTTATCATACTTTCTTTAATAGCACATATAAAAAGAAGCAATTCACTTGAAATTACTTCTTTTTGTATTAATATTTTTGTTTATTTTTTAAACCCATTTTCCAATGTAGCGATAACTGACAAGATTTGTTCATCGGTGACTAATTTATCAGCACCATTGATAATGCTCTCATAAGCAGTATCGTAAACACGTCCATAATCACCAGTAACAGTTGGAATATGTTTTACAATGCGATCACCATTAGCGTTATAATAAGTCAGTAATCCAAAATCGGCTGGAGTATCACAACCAAAACCGTCAGCTCCTGGCATTATACCGACCTTAAGGTCATTTTCTTGTTGGTCAACATCATTTTTAACAAAAGTTCCGCGTGTGCCGTAAACAATCCATTTTGGATGTGAGAGAGCAGCAACTTCGGTTGCAGCAACAGTTGCACGAAGCTTAGGGTACATAAGATTGACAGAAAAATAATCATCTACACTGTCGTAATCTCTGGTTGCTCTAATGTCGTATTGCACAGACTCAGGAGTGCCAAAAAGTGAAATCATTTGGTCAACCATGTGAACACCATGACCGTACCAAGCACCATCAAAATTTGCACCTTCACTAAAATCATTAGGACGGTAATGGTCCATATTGACCGTGATATCTACTAAATCACCCAAGTAACCTGTTTCTATTACTTTTTTAACTGTCAAAAAATCACTATCGAAACGGCGATTTTGAAAAGGCATGAAGAAAAGATTCTTCTCATTAGCAATATTAATCAGTTCCTTGGCTTCTTCAACTGTTTCTACCAA contains:
- a CDS encoding NlpC/P60 family protein encodes the protein MKATLSTTNTGLQGGISYNAYVQNSGWQNEISNGQQSGTTGKSLRMEAIKMHLTGTIAEQYDVYYRVHVQNIGWMAWAKNGAVSGSTGMSLRIEAIEIILMKNTAPAPSNSEAVNFPYLYQPSVNYQAHIQNIGWQNSVTNGTVSGTVGKALRMEGIRVSLSNVPQGLSGSIQYKAHVQSIGWQSMVSNGAIAGTTGKALRIEAISISLTGDISKYFDVYYQTQIQSFGWLDWTHNGGNAGTSAISARMESIKIQLVRKGSAAPGKTTKAYLTNTDASTAYFDYINNYSQKLKGTHRVIESTILHGISLIGKSPYCWGGGRTATSIAGNHFDCSSFASWMYHLGGKTIDNQAWTNTWSLATKGYSNTWAKIKRGDLIILFRPDDSHVVIYLGDGFFLHDSPSSPTGGVGINRLSDYHPGFKMSWKQVFNYSGTVIRTVS
- a CDS encoding bacterial Ig-like domain-containing protein, producing MSQRKIFLFFMLIVLLIIPFQTFADTITTNSISNNSADAITSVTNIGANATPDSTNPSSSLASTQNSPAKESSSAADSGVTTPSSTNSSSSSDESTATPQPQDETSLVVQDVSCNAGSTFSPEQVFISATDASGNVLSADQVQYSGNIDTSNPGIYTLTVTNGNLIKTATITVIALAPNINYQVQIQSIG
- a CDS encoding Gfo/Idh/MocA family oxidoreductase gives rise to the protein MEKKINIAYVGFGKSTNRYHIPYVKTRDNMTITRVVNRTLGKRSEQAELEATGTIFSTDINDIINDDSIDLAVVVTPAFAHYDTVKQLLLGGKNVLCDKPLVETVEEAKELINIANEKNLFFMPFQNRRFDSDFLTVKKVIETGYLGDLVDITVNMDHYRPNDFSEGANFDGAWYGHGVHMVDQMISLFGTPESVQYDIRATRDYDSVDDYFSVNLMYPKLRATVAATEVAALSHPKWIVYGTRGTFVKNDVDQQENDLKVGIMPGADGFGCDTPADFGLLTYYNANGDRIVKHIPTVTGDYGRVYDTAYESIINGADKLVTDEQILSVIATLENGFKK